One Candidatus Palauibacter soopunensis DNA window includes the following coding sequences:
- a CDS encoding ABC transporter ATP-binding protein produces MTRAPQGVELRGVEKRYGEVVAVRALDLEVRPGELVVLVGPSGCGKSTLLRLIAGLIAPTAGEVWIGGRRVDDVEPGARDVSMVFQSYALYPHMTVAGNLGFGLRVRGTPRDEIERRVADAAAALGLSDLLSRKPGELSGGQRQRVALGRAMVRDPGVFLFDEPLSNLDAELRLRTRDEIAALHRRLGTTMIFVTHDQVEALSLGERVAVMDRGRLQQVGTPDEVYRRPRNLFVAGFVGSPPINCIPLARDEGGRLMGGPFALHAPSDLDHATLGVRPEDLALAAGGDGGDPSGAGGSTGAGDFRAAVLRVEALGSEQRVHLDGPGDAAWVARAGPGLRVAPGDRVSVSVAWERSHLFGPDGRREEAAPRPIDRPASP; encoded by the coding sequence GTGACGCGCGCGCCCCAGGGCGTGGAACTGCGCGGCGTGGAGAAGCGGTACGGCGAAGTCGTGGCCGTCCGGGCGCTGGACCTGGAGGTCCGGCCGGGAGAGCTGGTCGTGCTGGTGGGACCCTCGGGGTGCGGGAAGAGCACGCTGCTTCGCCTCATCGCCGGGCTCATCGCACCCACCGCCGGGGAGGTGTGGATCGGGGGACGGCGCGTGGACGACGTCGAGCCGGGCGCCCGCGATGTGTCCATGGTGTTCCAGAGCTACGCGCTCTACCCGCACATGACTGTGGCGGGGAATCTGGGCTTCGGCCTGCGCGTGCGCGGCACCCCGCGCGACGAGATCGAGCGGCGGGTGGCGGACGCCGCCGCCGCGCTCGGCCTCTCCGACCTGCTGTCGCGGAAGCCCGGCGAACTGTCCGGGGGACAGCGCCAGCGGGTGGCCCTGGGACGCGCCATGGTTCGCGATCCGGGCGTGTTCCTGTTCGACGAGCCGCTCTCGAACCTGGACGCGGAACTGCGCCTGCGGACGCGCGACGAGATCGCCGCCCTGCACCGGCGCCTCGGCACGACGATGATTTTCGTGACGCACGACCAGGTGGAAGCGCTGTCGCTGGGCGAGCGGGTCGCGGTCATGGACCGGGGCCGGCTCCAGCAGGTGGGCACGCCGGATGAGGTGTACCGCCGGCCGAGGAACCTGTTCGTGGCGGGCTTCGTGGGGTCGCCGCCCATCAACTGCATCCCGCTGGCCCGCGACGAGGGCGGACGCCTCATGGGCGGTCCGTTCGCCCTGCACGCGCCGTCGGACCTCGACCACGCGACGCTCGGGGTGCGGCCGGAGGACCTTGCCTTGGCCGCTGGCGGCGACGGCGGCGACCCGAGCGGGGCCGGCGGCTCGACCGGGGCCGGCGACTTCCGGGCCGCCGTGCTGCGGGTGGAGGCGCTGGGGAGCGAGCAGCGCGTGCACCTGGACGGCCCCGGCGACGCGGCGTGGGTGGCGCGGGCGGGCCCCGGCCTCCGGGTCGCGCCCGGCGACCGGGTGAGCGTCTCCGTCGCGTGGGAGCGCAGCCACCTGTTCGGTCCGGATGGCCGCCGCGAGGAGGCGGCGCCGCGACCGATCGACCGGCCGGCCTCGCCGTGA